The Gossypium hirsutum isolate 1008001.06 chromosome D03, Gossypium_hirsutum_v2.1, whole genome shotgun sequence genomic interval AACATataagaatgaaaataaaatataatcattgaatcgttaaaaacatatatatatatatagttgcaTGGAATTAGGAGCTTACCATGGTCGAAAGGTGTGAAGCAGCTCACCTCCGAACTTGTATCATACTTGTACTGGCAAAACCCTCCATCACTTTCACACCTTCCACAATCTGGTTCTTTCCATGTTAACAAGATAGAATCCTTAATGGAGTCATCCAAACTCGGGTGCATAAACGTGACTACCTCCGTGCAGCTCGACGTATTGGAGGCACCCACACGTTCAGTAGGTAAGGCCACAAAGGAATGACTTTCACTGCTGAGACAAGGAATCGGCGATACTCCGCCGGGACTTTGGAAAACCGGCGCATCGGATGTACAGTTGAGGAACGTGAAATTTCGGGTGTCAAGTGGCCGAAAAGGAGTGTCCGAGTAATTAAATCCTTGAAGAAGACGTCTCGCAATGCAATTACAGGGATCGGTTATCGAAATTCGTTGCGAGAAATAAGAGATGGAATCGATTACGAAATCGCCGGAGAATGGGAACGTTAGGATGTTTCGGGTTTCGTTTTTACATGTAACAGTGAAGCCGTCATAGCCACATCGGTTCTCGGGTGGGTTACTCATCATCTGGAAAGGGAAGTGAATTGGCACCATTAAGTCGCAGCCAGGATGGCAACTTTCATGGCTTCTTGAtggttgaagataaaagaggaggaaaaagaagaacaagaagagcctgaaatcagccattttcttttcctctttgcGCAAAAGGAGAGATTGGTATTTGCTGTTGTTGTAGCTCTCAGCTGTCACCGATGAATCGCTTTGTTTAGCCAAAAACTAAGTGTCTTTTGTTTTATGCTAAGATcaaaaaaactaaaatagaaaACTGTTGTTTTGTCTTTTAAGCTTTGGTGTTAGTTACATTAAGAAGCAAGGTCGCTTGTGTGGTAATTAGCGTCGAGTACAAAGTGAAAATGCTGTGTAATTACCAATAGCCAAGCATAAGgttattaggatttttttttatttaatataaagaGTTTAGTTATTTGATTGGGTATAAATCTTGTATGTGTGAAATCTCAGACTGATGGGCTCATAACTAAACTTAATTGAATATAAGGGTCTTGGACTTTAAGCCGGaacgtaaaaaaaaattagttcataTCTTTAGAATTTAGATAGAAACATTGTATCTAAATTTAGAAAATCTTATGACTTCAATAACGAATCTATGTTGTCTTTCGCTGTCTATTGATTTACTATAgatcttgaatttattgtttgTTGGATACATATTGTTGAAATTTTCTATAAATCAAGTTTTCTATGAAGTGGCATCATGAGGAAAGGTTTTGTTACATCTTTAGACATGATTTGATTCTGATATTGAAATGAAACTATAGTTTACTTTTGTTTTTTAATACATCGGGTTTTAAATTATTGTAGATGTGTTTCATTGAATCTTTTCGATCGATTGTTTTGATTAAAGTTGTTGAAAGATTAAAGGTGGGCTTAAGTGAAAAGTAGAAGGATGGAAAATTGGAGTAGAAAAATGGGAagacaaaagtttttttttttttttgagtgtgTTTGGTAAGGTAAAAAAGTGAGATGAAATGAAATAGGAAAGATGATCATTTCCATTCTAATATATAAAATTCAATCCTTCAAAATTGGAGTAATAATATAAGAGAAAGTCTTTGCTTAGTTGAATGGAAAGAAAATTAGAAAGATGGAAAATTGAAAtggtagaaaaagaaaaagaaaatataaattttctttccatAAGTGTGATTGATAGGAtacatgaaaaaattgaaagaaaaacaaattttctttctctctattgcttggtagagttgaaaaataataggaaagaaaattattttagttcaaaattatgtatttttcaaaattttcattttatttctttcttttttaagtttACCAAGCAATggatgaaaagaaaattatttcgTCTTTCATTTTTTCATCTTTCCTCCTAAACTTAACTATgaaaaaaaacttatatatattttttattttctactatttaattttccatttttctaattttctttccACTCTATTAAGAAAAAATTATGTGTCTTTTTATTAAGGATttgatattgaaaaatatttactttttgaatttttaagtcAATTTCAGTACTAGAAATCTTTATCTTCTTTGtgatatattcttttaatttttttttttacaaagtctttttttttcattgaaCTACATTGCAAATGAACATAAAAGTTTTGAATGCACATTGTGAGTATTTAAGCCGTGACAATAAGAGTGTGCTTGCTTGAATGGAAAAGTGGAGGGATAAGAGAATAGAGtggaaatatgaaaagaaaataaattttgaatatggtagagagaaaaaaaaaagtgaggggaaagaaaattggaaagatATATTTTTCCATCCTAATACATAAAAACCAATACTTCTAAATTGGAATGATGAGAGGATAAAAACTAAAAGAGATATGTTTGTAGTATGCATTTTTCAAatagtttatttcattttctttcattttttaactcTGTCAAGCAATAAATGGAAAGAAATCtactttttctttccatttctccACCCTTCCTACTATGCAAcctatggaaagaaaaaaaaattattttccatcTTTATACTTttctatccttttaatttttcaacttttcaatatTGGTTCCACTTTACCAAGTAAAGCCTAAGaacatgtttggtttggtgtattggcatagccaatacacccatAATAGGTGGGCCTCACCTAATCCGGCTGTATTCCGTCGTTTGGTTTGAGGTATTGGTAATACGCGTGTAATCCATTACCTTcctaatcggtgaaaaccaccgatttctattccccctCTTTTGCCCAGATTAGCTACCGATTCAGCATCACCTCCCTGATTTACCCTCTCCCGATCCCCTTTatttctcttctgttccttcaTCCGATTTCCTTCCTtgtttctttgcttttcttttctgccgatttgctcccagTCCATTACGCCTCTTTTCTGCTGATTTGCTCCCtccgtttcttttcttttctttttctctctgccACTCTTTCGATTGCCTTCTCAACCGGtcgacctttttcttttcttgttctcTCTGTCACTCTTTCGATTGCTCTCAGTTGGTGGGTCTCCAGGTTACTGCAACTGAAAGGTAAAGGTTTCGAATCACTGTAATGAGTTTcaactctcttttttcttttcttttcttttctaactctctttttctctctgtAATTAGTTTCAATGGCTGCCTTGTAGTGTCTTTAGCTTTTTTCTGCATGTTAGCAGATTCGAATCACTGCCTTGTTAGTGCAGTGACTTCTTCATCGATTATTGCACTGTTAACCTAATCGGTTTCCCCTTTTCCGATTACAGGTTCTTCTTCATATATCTCTGCCCCGATCAAGTCAGTACAGGTTAGTTTCCCCGATTGCATGTTTCTATTGCTGTTTATTTTCTATTGCTGTTTATTTCCCTTTGAGTCATCATATATCATTGAAGTAAAAGAGATGTTTATCTTCATCTGTTGTGCATGTATATGATTGAAATATAGATTTGTTATCTCGGTCTCTGTTATCATTGATTTCGTTTATTATGTTCTTCATCATTTAGCACAGGAAGATACAGTGCTGGGATTAATTTCATCGATTTTTGCTTATGTCTGATTAAAtcttgattaaggtggacaaatgtgcaagattaaaatttaaatatccaaaatatttaagcttttctttttctcaattaaagAGGGTATATAAGATTAcaattttagaagaaaaaaaacattataaagCATTATTATTCTATACTACCTTTAATCTATCCCATTAAATCTTACTCAAACTTTATCATTTTGGTATGATctaataatttcactattataAAACTATTTTCCTTAAAAGAATGTCACATTATAAAACCATTCTCTTAAAAGAAAATCGAAAAGGAGGGAGCAAATATATGTAATTACTTAAACAACAAATAGGGaggtattaaattgaaaaaaaacaaaatttagatGGATGTCAAAAGATTAATGTTACGAAAGAAACGATAAGAAAGCATACAATTTATTGAATCATGATTTTAATTATGGATGAATAGACTATGTGATGATAAATTTTGGAAAGAGAGAGAGTCAGTGATGATGGCAACACTCCCCTTCAATCCCTTTGCTCTTGTACTACAATTGTATTTTGAGGTCATTTTAAGTTGCTTACGAAATTCTTCAAGTTTGTATCCattgatttttttgataaataaaatggcGACTTGATTTTTTAATCAAATGTGTTTTATCTTAATTTCATCGTTAAGTATTTTCTCATGAGTATAGTGATAGTACATCTTTACATTCTACATTCGTGCATCAATGCATCAAAAGCTAGATTCTTTGCTAGTTGTATTACCAATTGGTTGTTGCAATACAACTTAACTGCATAGGAACATGCTGCTTTAGACATTTCAAGAGTTGTACTAACCATATGTACATCTCGTGCTTCCGTTGCTATTGCCCTGTATTCGGCCTTTGTGCTTGATCGTGGCACAATAGGTTGTCTCTTACCATAACAAGAGATGATAGTGGACCCCAAATAATGTGTGTGACCATGGTTTTCTATTCAAAGTCAGCCTGTTTGACTGGAAATATGAGATTGCTTGTTCATATTTGAAGAATTTATAGGCGATTTCGATTTTGTTGGTTTGTTCTGGAAATTGTTTTGATATTCTGTTGGACAATGTTATTGATTTGTATTGATTTGTTAGTGACTAGAAGATGAAACTGGAaattgttgcatttgttttgatattgttcttgatttgttctgGAAATTGTTTTGATTGTCTGCTGGAAATTGTTTTGATTGTCTGCTGGAAATTGAATTTGTTTATGTTAGTCAGTAGAATATGAAAACAATTTACTTGATTTGTTATTGATTTGTTAGTCAGTAGAATATGAAAATGGATATGCTAGTGACGAAAACGAGTTACTTGCAGGACATGTTCATTATTTGTGTTCTTAGATACATGAGATACACGTGATTAAACCGTTTGGTTGATAATTCACTATTAATAATAATTGATAGTAAATTTATATAAGtgaattaagataataataaatttagatcttaaaataaaaattggatttTTCTGATTTGCTAAAATGGAGATTAAATGAAAACATgtgattgatgatatgttttcatttacaccaattAAAATCGGTCGAATTTCGGTGCTAAAAATTTATAAACTGATTATAAACTGCTTGTGTCGAACATCGAGGAGTTAATTTCTATTTAaacttattactatttgaattcaACTCAAGTATATTACATTTATCTTCGAGAATGTTGAAGTTTTACTAAAAGTATTATAAAGGTCCTTTCTAATATGAAATATGAGTAAATTGGttgttttggtaaatttcttTGAACAGtttttaaaaagtacaaaagaagacctatatttccatatgaaaataaaatatttgaagtcCATTAACATATACTAGTAAAGTTGAAATTTATTAGTACGTTAATGTCAGATATTTTGTTTAAGATTTTCAAATAATCGAAAgaatattataaatttgaaattaaatgggATCACAATCCTGCATTTAATTCTATATAAATAAGATGTGATTGATATAATTCAACTATGAATATTGAATGCCAGTGAATGAAAATCAACAAAATAGAAAGGGCCTTTTATGTTTATAATAGATTCCATATTATACAAATTTGTCTCTTTGGTTTTCCTAATGTCAcattatctttaatatataagtttatattttattaatcataaataataataatcaaagttATTTTGAGAGTGGAAGTTAAAATTCTAATATAATCGATAAAATGATACATTATTTATAGCTAACGGGATCTTGTAACTCAGAAAatcaaattcgaaaaaaaaatattttaataaaagttttaaaacaagagaaagaagattaTTAAAGCGAATCCTCattcttataaaaataaataatgttgcTTAGAAAATATTTTCACATTTGAACCTACCATGTGAAGAAAATCTAATTAAACTTGGGTCTCCAAATTCATATTTACtgcaacgatatcatttagtAGATAATTTTTTGCTtcatgtgttctaaatttgtattgtttatttttatttgataatgtttaattgcaacttcaattcattgatagtgtgttctaattttaatatgttgcagtaatggctcgtatgcctttaattgcacaaagtgtgaggcgtaaaagaattggtcttgcattgacaatatggttggaaatctgtagaattgcgatttggttcttatttagaatgggtgccatccttagcctacagacttatagaccaaggattaggtcctataccttagatttttatgcaaaacgggattatgtgaagaggcttgtatatgctagtggcgagacttgtattgaacaagttaggatgaatagaactgtcttttttaaactatgtgagatgttagaatcgatagggggattgaagtcgtcaaggttcatgcttgttgatgagcaagtagcaatgtttttacatatcatctcccatcacctaaAAAATCAAGCTATCAAgtatcactttagaaggtccggggaaactattagcagagcatttcatagtgttttaaatgctgtcatacgcttacaagatgtcttatttaaaaagccggagccaattacagccgattcttctgacacaatgtggaaatggtttaaggtattagactgatttttatatatagcttgtacaacatttagttgacttagatttaaattagtattctaactcaaggttttatatcatgtgatatagaattgcttaggtgctcttgatggaacccacatcaagattagggtgccaacagttgataaaactagatatcgaacccgaaaaggtgacatagcaacaaatatgctaggtgtttgtacacctgagatgcaatttgtttatgttcttcctggttgggaaggttcaattgccgatggacgggtgcttcgagatgccattagtagaagacatggactaaaagttcctcatggtaaagtgtatagttagaggaatttgaattattcattaagatcaaactttgtgtgctgaattaatcatttattaaaaaatttattttataggttgttattatctagttgatgctggatacacaaattgtgagggatttcttgcaccatttagaggacagtgatatcatctgaacgagtggcgtcagggttatcagccaagttctccgcaagagttttttaatatgaaacatgcctcagcacgtaatgtcattgaaagatgctttggcttattaaaacttagatgtggaatacttaggagtccatcgttttatcctgtaagggtgcacaatagaattattattgcatgttgtttgccccataattttatttgaacccatatgagtattgatcccattgaagcggaggtgggagaaggattacctactaatgtggtggatgacgataaaccgaatatcacaaatattcatccatcggatgcttgggctacttggaggatgcaactagccaaccaaatgttcgatgaatggcaagcatctagaaattagttaggtttagggacaaattgagttacaattaatttgttgatgttattttatgtatctagtttatgaaactttggtggtgtttgaataaaattctgtattgtactaaactttgttgaattataatttaattatcttttcattccGCATGtgttatttcattaaatttagtattgagcttttgattcatgatattgaactaacgatataatattataaactgttc includes:
- the LOC107950947 gene encoding putative RING-H2 finger protein ATL21A — encoded protein: MADFRLFLFFFFLLFYLQPSRSHESCHPGCDLMVPIHFPFQMMSNPPENRCGYDGFTVTCKNETRNILTFPFSGDFVIDSISYFSQRISITDPCNCIARRLLQGFNYSDTPFRPLDTRNFTFLNCTSDAPVFQSPGGVSPIPCLSSESHSFVALPTERVGASNTSSCTEVVTFMHPSLDDSIKDSILLTWKEPDCGRCESDGGFCQYKYDTSSEVSCFTPFDHGLPKYERYTVFVIVSTGLCIVGFIIIIRRKIRSQGEESDTEISRSTNTSQLENVAGKGLDSPTIKMYPTTVVDESLQLPKPTDNICPICLLEYKANDILRTIPSCAHYFHVHCIDEWLKRNATCPLCRNYY